From the Opitutaceae bacterium genome, one window contains:
- a CDS encoding response regulator produces the protein MPADKIVLFVDDDPTTRKIYETQATRLGVRAIMTSNPTEAVAVLKHQLPHIIVTDLMMPEYDGVELIRAIRENPRTRDIPVIVLTYGGNLERVDTAGHVGANEIHDKSSCPPDKLFARIAALTAQK, from the coding sequence ATGCCTGCCGACAAGATTGTCCTGTTCGTCGATGACGACCCCACGACGCGAAAAATCTACGAGACCCAAGCCACCCGGCTCGGCGTCCGTGCGATCATGACGTCCAATCCCACGGAGGCCGTGGCTGTCCTCAAACACCAATTGCCCCACATCATCGTCACTGATTTGATGATGCCGGAGTACGACGGGGTGGAGCTCATTCGAGCCATTCGCGAAAACCCAAGGACTCGCGACATACCCGTGATCGTGCTCACATACGGCGGCAACCTCGAGCGCGTAGACACCGCAGGGCACGTAGGCGCCAACGAGATCCACGACAAATCGTCGTGTCCGCCTGACAAGTTGTTTGCGCGGATTGCCGCGCTCACTGCTCAGAAATAA
- a CDS encoding exopolysaccharide biosynthesis polyprenyl glycosylphosphotransferase has protein sequence MSRYRRDSFRLVTPTRPSFPLKKPLRIEEPDASARDSIAEDPPELATDPEGLSPKEYARAIASRLFFIDLLAAFSLSLIAANGGLSLPPPMLVALCAAGALVYVAALSALKTYEIRNLSRVHLALGNIIKAAAAWTVVVFALSRFVGHDIRFVFTLSILVVGMAFWRMFAMVFGILRPAVRRRLRSRVVIVGWTDMVGQLVENTRGDFTADFDIVGCVPLPHGAFSIAPPPSVPVLCRYMGLLELIKGRRIDTVVLADHLTADEFQGLATVCQRQYVDFHVIPAGFPTLRSCLDIHVVGGVPLIGYGSLPLDKVTNRILKRLLDIAGASFGLLCASPIIALFCLFVYVESPGPVFYRQRRSTRGGRDFSIIKIRSMKVDAEAKTGAVWCKKVDDRRLKVGSFMRKTNIDELPQFWNVLKGDMSLVGPRPERPELISQFKHSIDNYNARHMVKAGLTGWAAINGWRGDTDLNRRIEADIYYLENWSLSLDLYCIFATLFKIKNAY, from the coding sequence ATGAGCCGATACAGAAGGGACTCATTCCGCCTCGTGACACCCACTCGTCCCTCTTTCCCGCTCAAGAAGCCCCTTCGTATTGAAGAACCGGACGCGTCCGCACGCGACTCGATCGCCGAAGATCCGCCGGAACTCGCAACCGATCCGGAAGGCTTGTCCCCCAAGGAATATGCGCGAGCGATTGCCTCACGCCTCTTTTTCATCGATCTGCTGGCCGCCTTTTCGCTTTCACTGATCGCGGCAAACGGCGGTCTCTCGCTTCCGCCACCGATGCTTGTGGCCCTGTGTGCAGCTGGGGCGCTGGTCTACGTGGCCGCTTTGTCTGCCCTGAAAACCTACGAGATCAGGAACCTGAGCCGAGTGCATCTCGCGCTGGGCAACATCATCAAGGCTGCAGCAGCCTGGACCGTCGTTGTTTTCGCGCTTTCGCGCTTCGTCGGCCACGACATCCGGTTTGTATTCACTTTATCGATACTCGTCGTGGGCATGGCCTTCTGGCGGATGTTTGCCATGGTCTTCGGCATCCTGCGCCCGGCCGTCCGCCGACGCCTGCGTTCCCGCGTGGTGATCGTGGGATGGACCGACATGGTTGGCCAGTTGGTCGAGAACACGCGCGGCGACTTCACCGCCGACTTCGACATCGTCGGCTGTGTGCCGCTGCCGCACGGGGCTTTCTCGATTGCGCCGCCCCCCTCCGTCCCCGTGCTATGCCGCTACATGGGACTCCTCGAGCTGATCAAAGGCAGGCGAATCGACACGGTCGTGCTCGCGGACCACCTGACGGCGGACGAATTTCAAGGTCTCGCGACGGTCTGCCAGCGCCAGTATGTCGACTTTCACGTGATTCCTGCCGGTTTCCCCACCCTCCGCTCCTGCCTCGACATCCACGTGGTGGGCGGAGTCCCGCTCATCGGGTACGGCAGCCTTCCCCTGGACAAGGTGACGAATCGCATCTTGAAACGACTTCTCGATATTGCAGGCGCCTCCTTCGGGCTGCTTTGTGCCTCGCCGATCATCGCCCTGTTCTGTCTGTTCGTGTACGTCGAGTCCCCTGGGCCTGTATTCTACCGGCAACGCAGGTCCACGCGCGGTGGGCGCGACTTCTCAATCATCAAGATTCGCAGCATGAAGGTGGATGCCGAAGCCAAGACCGGCGCCGTCTGGTGCAAGAAGGTCGACGACCGGCGCCTCAAGGTCGGCTCCTTCATGCGCAAGACCAACATCGATGAACTCCCACAGTTCTGGAACGTGCTGAAAGGCGACATGAGCCTCGTCGGCCCCCGTCCGGAGCGCCCTGAACTCATTTCGCAGTTCAAACACAGCATCGACAACTACAACGCGCGCCACATGGTCAAGGCCGGTCTCACAGGCTGGGCCGCGATCAACGGCTGGCGTGGAGATACCGACCTGAACCGCCGCATCGAAGCGGATATTTATTACCTTGAGAACTGGAGCCTGTCGCTCGATTTGTACTGCATCTTCGCGACGCTTTTTAAAATCAAGAACGCCTACTGA
- a CDS encoding ATP-binding protein — MTQPQPQRTYVWLEWIHYLLVLIPFFGGLGSILLEVSGRDTFSYAAPLLPSLAFLVQGFVFLSQKRGWRRAPWLGLMPATLLALHLSGAPWMRQLGFEPPILLLDGTLALSSAALPLAALRRFRRWRIPMVGLAGCLTAASGFAALLDFSLGSGFADAFRLPQIEPLSALLLVASGAGLVSFSLDEHPYGRTGGNAWLPIPAIVISATLTFVLWSALREREYALFSESDRHLGKSYLPEITLVAGLGITLLVGLSVHLARSAYSNLREARLSNQKLRGEIDERKRVEAMLKLADERLRLALDSTQIAIFEWTAPRDDLYFSPGLWSMLGFQYEPLRQPGQSWAEFIHPDDRPTYRRATDRHLSGVVSFADPEYRIRAADGSWRWIYARARTVQAGSDGHPLRIIGTLQDVTSRKDAEEALRVSQATTRKLSLVAARTDNLVIIAKPDGTVEWVNESFERIMEFKLDEIVGRNPLDLVAGPETSPRTLRRIMAHMRRGEGISSDIVNYSKSGKKFHLHLEIQPVRNEQGVLENFIAIQADITSRVETERNLRRAKVEADAASKAKSEFLASMSHEIRTPMNGVIGMTSLLLETPLNPEQRDSVTTIRNSGEALLTIINDILDFSKIESGKMELERVPLDLGLCIEDALDLFAVAASAKNIDLAYHIESDVPPWIQGDVTRLRQVMVNLVNNAVKFTPAGRISILVRRIPAPGTTSPLPESVELEIAIVDTGIGIPPERMDRLFKPFTQVDSSTTRKYGGTGLGLAICQRLVSLMGGSIRVSSIVGEGSTFSFNIITPAVPVPPGWGLPESPAQLSYGPVLCVTENPVFGGRLTDFFSSWGARALLAPSLETAVREYTVDPPPIAVLVDSAMLAHESTFRDTLLKSEIPALLMTPPGQSAAAMEVFSGRRAMIPVAKPVRTGSLVRALRKLLSPARDSLPPFSPVRVEKLLGEEIPLDVLLVEDNPVNQKVGLRFLERLGYRADAAGNGLEAVNILEARPYHLVLMDLQMPEMDGLEASRQIRRRLSQERQPKIIALTANALQGDREICLAAGMDDYITKPVKPMEIAKAIRRHFGQANSRAESEDESG; from the coding sequence ATGACGCAACCGCAGCCGCAACGCACCTACGTCTGGCTCGAATGGATCCACTACCTCCTCGTGCTGATCCCGTTCTTTGGAGGCCTGGGGAGCATCCTGCTTGAAGTAAGCGGCCGGGATACATTCTCGTACGCAGCTCCGCTGCTTCCCTCGTTAGCATTTCTTGTTCAAGGGTTTGTGTTTCTTTCGCAAAAACGAGGTTGGCGGCGGGCGCCCTGGCTTGGCCTTATGCCGGCCACCCTCCTGGCCCTGCATCTTTCCGGGGCCCCTTGGATGCGGCAACTCGGCTTCGAGCCTCCCATTCTTCTGCTGGATGGCACACTCGCTTTGAGTTCGGCTGCGCTCCCGCTTGCCGCTCTGCGCCGATTCCGGCGCTGGAGGATTCCCATGGTCGGACTCGCTGGCTGCCTCACAGCAGCCTCGGGTTTCGCCGCGCTTCTTGATTTCAGCCTGGGTTCGGGTTTCGCAGATGCGTTCCGACTCCCGCAGATCGAACCCTTGTCTGCCCTCCTTCTCGTCGCGAGCGGCGCCGGCCTGGTGTCTTTTTCGCTCGATGAACACCCCTATGGTCGCACGGGGGGCAACGCGTGGCTGCCAATCCCCGCGATCGTTATCTCGGCGACGCTCACTTTCGTGCTGTGGTCCGCTCTGCGTGAGCGCGAATACGCGCTTTTCTCGGAATCCGATCGCCACCTGGGTAAAAGCTATCTCCCGGAGATCACCCTCGTGGCGGGGCTCGGCATCACCCTCCTGGTCGGCCTGAGCGTCCACCTGGCGCGCTCCGCATACTCCAACCTTCGCGAGGCACGGCTTTCGAACCAGAAGTTGAGAGGCGAGATTGACGAACGTAAACGCGTCGAGGCCATGCTTAAGCTGGCAGACGAGCGGTTGCGACTCGCGCTCGATTCCACACAGATCGCCATCTTCGAATGGACAGCTCCTCGCGATGACCTCTACTTCAGCCCCGGTCTGTGGAGCATGCTGGGGTTTCAATACGAGCCGCTGAGACAGCCCGGCCAATCCTGGGCGGAGTTCATTCATCCGGACGACAGGCCCACCTACCGCCGAGCAACAGACAGACACTTGTCCGGGGTGGTCTCATTTGCCGATCCTGAGTACCGGATACGCGCGGCCGATGGAAGCTGGCGCTGGATCTACGCGCGGGCCCGAACGGTGCAGGCTGGATCAGACGGCCACCCGCTGCGAATCATTGGCACACTTCAGGATGTGACCTCCCGAAAGGATGCGGAGGAAGCCCTGCGCGTGTCACAGGCCACGACGCGAAAGCTTTCCTTGGTCGCGGCGCGCACGGACAACCTGGTGATCATCGCCAAACCCGACGGCACCGTGGAATGGGTCAACGAGAGCTTTGAGCGGATCATGGAGTTCAAACTTGATGAGATCGTCGGGCGTAACCCGCTGGACCTCGTTGCCGGACCTGAGACCAGCCCCCGAACCTTGCGCCGAATCATGGCACACATGCGCCGCGGCGAGGGAATCTCGTCGGACATCGTCAACTACTCAAAGTCGGGGAAGAAGTTTCACCTCCATCTCGAGATTCAGCCGGTCAGGAACGAGCAGGGTGTACTCGAGAACTTCATTGCGATTCAGGCAGACATCACCAGCCGCGTGGAGACTGAACGCAACCTCCGGCGCGCCAAGGTCGAGGCCGATGCGGCATCCAAGGCAAAGAGCGAGTTCCTCGCCTCGATGTCCCACGAGATCCGTACGCCGATGAATGGCGTCATCGGCATGACGAGCCTGTTGCTCGAAACCCCGCTCAACCCCGAGCAGCGAGACAGCGTCACCACGATCCGAAATTCCGGCGAGGCGCTGCTCACCATCATCAACGACATCCTCGACTTCTCGAAGATTGAGTCGGGCAAGATGGAGCTCGAACGCGTGCCGCTCGACCTTGGCCTCTGTATCGAAGATGCGCTTGATTTGTTTGCCGTCGCCGCGAGCGCGAAGAACATAGACCTCGCCTACCATATCGAAAGCGACGTCCCGCCTTGGATCCAGGGTGACGTCACGCGCCTCCGCCAGGTGATGGTCAATCTGGTGAACAATGCAGTGAAGTTCACGCCCGCCGGTCGCATTTCCATTTTGGTGCGCCGCATTCCAGCTCCCGGCACCACGTCGCCTTTGCCGGAGTCGGTCGAATTGGAAATAGCAATTGTCGACACCGGGATCGGCATCCCCCCGGAACGAATGGACCGCTTGTTCAAGCCCTTCACCCAAGTCGACTCCTCCACGACCCGGAAATACGGCGGCACAGGGCTCGGACTGGCCATCTGCCAGCGCTTGGTATCGCTAATGGGCGGCAGCATCCGGGTAAGTTCCATCGTCGGTGAAGGTTCGACGTTCTCCTTTAATATCATCACCCCGGCAGTACCTGTACCACCCGGCTGGGGCCTCCCCGAATCTCCCGCGCAGCTCTCCTACGGCCCTGTCCTTTGCGTCACGGAGAACCCGGTGTTTGGCGGACGGCTTACCGACTTTTTCAGTAGTTGGGGCGCTCGCGCCTTGCTCGCGCCCAGCCTCGAAACAGCGGTCCGAGAGTACACCGTTGATCCTCCGCCGATCGCCGTGCTAGTTGACTCGGCTATGCTCGCCCATGAGTCCACCTTCAGGGACACACTCCTGAAGTCCGAAATCCCCGCGTTGCTCATGACGCCGCCAGGACAGTCGGCTGCCGCAATGGAGGTTTTCTCCGGTCGCCGCGCGATGATCCCAGTGGCAAAGCCGGTCCGGACAGGATCCCTGGTTCGAGCCCTGCGCAAACTTCTCTCACCCGCCCGCGATAGTCTTCCGCCCTTCTCCCCCGTTCGAGTCGAAAAACTGCTCGGCGAGGAAATCCCCCTAGATGTGCTTTTGGTCGAAGACAATCCGGTCAACCAAAAGGTGGGGTTGCGATTCCTGGAGCGGTTGGGCTACCGCGCGGATGCCGCCGGTAACGGCCTCGAAGCCGTCAATATCCTTGAGGCTCGCCCGTACCACCTGGTCCTGATGGACCTCCAGATGCCCGAGATGGACGGGCTTGAGGCCTCGCGGCAGATCCGCCGCCGCCTTTCCCAGGAGCGGCAGCCAAAGATCATCGCACTCACTGCCAACGCACTGCAGGGTGATCGCGAAATCTGCCTCGCGGCGGGTATGGACGATTACATCACCAAGCCGGTGAAGCCCATGGAAATTGCGAAAGCGATCCGCCGCCATTTCGGCCAGGCAAACAGCCGGGCCGAAAGCGAGGATGAATCGGGTTGA
- a CDS encoding AsmA-like C-terminal region-containing protein, with protein MPGSNQAPVRKAASHILGGCLKAVAHWALWLVWLVLAVVLIFQIRIAVTHEISVPEKGIRKIEQRLREQGWEVSFDGVKLDAKGRAAFTGLSIRRTEGGPVLYCERADVRVNPWLVAAGHIEPTEVRISNARLILPPLLSPTGTEFPLATNIEVELEYTDDRWICRGLHGFLGPVDFDLSGPLPLRKSPSAKAATPDIARISQILRAAAAWLSRSDLVADPRLTVRLEPNGPTGPVAQLQLQASSLSVPLSELGLGSPAPLTATAKSLQLTADLDSFDEVPALVRLEFADVAAGDHRVGRLEARVKLEPKFKSMVGVVHSVQAAAWNVEVQRLALPHVRLSASPEGDAWRVALTTSLWGEGISAAVSGTPRTRSAEIALRMHVSQSLLDGLSAYLNKPYGTLLRPERPAPVEISASFGAGGHLAWASGWLRSGPVAVRGVNLTAAGGEFSLKGRELRFDRILLAAGDSLVHGSYAMDTQDRTYRFLLSGGLQPPVISGWFQSWWTRFWKNFSFTVTPTADTDIQGRWGSPSQTRLFISVDAIRPRVKSADFDRVRTRLFIRPHFYDALSLDVVASGQEARVTFTRKVDLEKNALSEQRVAGSSNLPFETYRGLFGGEAEEILEPFTSEAPPALTISGTIRGPASPSGPGRDLELSIHAPNRFSIYRFPLSDLKCEATLHDSDLHVRNLGVSFAGGRVAGEFTLAGKPAGRTLTLEATLKDARLGEAIQILDEFGIQKKGESTKNERAGRFQRENTDGLVSGFLKATGMQGDPYSFTGFGQAAVTNAKLAEINLLGQLSQALRSVPLLNFTSFSLTAATGEFELARERLHIPRLKITGPSAEIQARGDYLLKAKEMRIDATVYPFAESKNPFATTMGFVLSPLSAVLELRLEGTLEKPDWHFIRGPTELFRRLLPSGDAKSTESDDNKSQPTAPLRRQ; from the coding sequence GTGCCCGGAAGCAACCAAGCACCCGTGCGCAAGGCCGCCTCGCATATCCTTGGCGGTTGCCTGAAGGCTGTTGCGCACTGGGCCCTGTGGCTGGTGTGGCTGGTGCTCGCAGTCGTATTGATTTTCCAGATACGAATAGCAGTCACGCATGAGATCAGCGTGCCCGAGAAGGGCATACGCAAGATCGAACAGCGGTTGAGGGAACAAGGTTGGGAGGTGAGCTTTGACGGGGTGAAGCTTGATGCCAAGGGTCGCGCCGCCTTCACCGGCCTCTCAATACGGCGGACTGAGGGAGGCCCCGTCCTCTATTGCGAACGGGCGGACGTCAGGGTAAACCCATGGCTTGTGGCCGCAGGCCACATTGAGCCCACCGAGGTTAGGATTTCGAACGCACGCCTGATCCTTCCTCCCCTGTTGTCGCCAACCGGCACTGAGTTCCCGCTTGCGACAAATATCGAGGTCGAACTCGAGTACACGGATGATCGTTGGATTTGCCGCGGTCTCCACGGTTTCCTGGGCCCGGTAGATTTTGATTTGTCGGGCCCTCTTCCGCTCCGAAAGAGCCCCTCCGCCAAAGCCGCCACTCCGGATATCGCCCGAATCAGCCAGATACTTCGCGCAGCAGCAGCGTGGCTCTCCCGCAGTGACCTGGTTGCAGATCCTCGCCTGACTGTGCGCTTGGAACCGAACGGCCCGACAGGCCCCGTTGCACAGCTTCAGCTTCAGGCGAGTTCCCTCTCGGTCCCCCTGTCGGAACTTGGTCTGGGCTCGCCGGCGCCTCTCACAGCCACAGCGAAATCACTGCAACTGACAGCCGACCTCGACTCCTTCGACGAGGTACCCGCGCTGGTTCGACTGGAATTCGCCGACGTGGCGGCGGGCGATCACCGGGTCGGGCGACTTGAGGCGCGGGTGAAGCTTGAGCCGAAATTCAAATCCATGGTCGGGGTAGTCCATTCCGTTCAAGCCGCGGCTTGGAATGTCGAGGTCCAGCGACTTGCGCTCCCCCACGTCAGGCTCTCGGCCTCTCCGGAAGGTGACGCCTGGCGCGTCGCCCTGACCACCTCCCTGTGGGGCGAAGGAATCTCCGCGGCAGTCTCGGGCACCCCCCGCACTCGCTCCGCGGAGATCGCGCTTCGCATGCATGTTTCGCAATCCCTTCTCGACGGATTAAGCGCCTACCTGAACAAGCCCTACGGTACCCTGTTGAGGCCTGAGCGCCCCGCACCCGTGGAGATCTCTGCCTCTTTTGGAGCCGGAGGTCATTTGGCGTGGGCCAGTGGTTGGTTGCGCTCGGGACCGGTCGCCGTCAGGGGCGTCAACCTGACCGCAGCTGGTGGGGAATTCTCGTTGAAAGGACGCGAGCTGCGGTTCGACCGAATCCTGCTCGCCGCGGGGGATTCCCTGGTTCACGGGAGCTACGCGATGGACACGCAGGATCGCACGTATCGCTTTTTACTGAGCGGAGGCCTCCAGCCTCCAGTGATCTCCGGCTGGTTTCAGTCTTGGTGGACCCGCTTCTGGAAGAATTTCTCCTTCACGGTCACTCCGACCGCCGACACCGACATCCAAGGCCGTTGGGGCAGTCCCTCGCAGACGAGGCTGTTCATTTCAGTCGATGCCATCCGGCCACGAGTGAAAAGTGCCGATTTCGACCGGGTGCGGACCCGCCTGTTTATCCGTCCTCATTTCTATGACGCCCTGTCTCTCGATGTCGTAGCCAGCGGTCAGGAAGCACGAGTGACGTTTACGCGGAAGGTCGACCTGGAGAAGAATGCACTGTCGGAACAACGGGTCGCGGGCAGTTCCAACCTGCCCTTCGAGACCTATCGCGGTCTGTTTGGCGGTGAAGCGGAGGAAATACTGGAGCCCTTCACCTCGGAGGCGCCGCCCGCGCTCACAATCTCAGGCACGATACGCGGGCCCGCGTCACCCTCGGGTCCAGGCCGCGACCTGGAGCTTTCCATCCATGCGCCCAACCGCTTCAGCATCTATCGCTTTCCCCTGAGCGACTTGAAATGCGAGGCGACACTTCACGACAGTGACCTGCACGTGAGGAACCTGGGGGTGAGCTTTGCCGGGGGCAGGGTTGCCGGCGAGTTCACCCTCGCGGGAAAGCCGGCTGGGCGTACCCTTACGCTCGAGGCGACACTGAAGGATGCCCGGCTCGGGGAAGCGATCCAGATCCTCGACGAGTTTGGTATTCAGAAAAAAGGCGAGAGCACCAAAAACGAAAGGGCCGGGCGATTCCAACGCGAGAACACCGATGGCCTGGTGAGTGGTTTCCTGAAGGCGACTGGAATGCAGGGAGATCCCTACAGCTTCACCGGCTTCGGACAGGCGGCGGTGACAAATGCAAAGCTCGCTGAGATCAATCTGCTCGGCCAGTTGTCACAGGCTTTGCGAAGCGTGCCTCTTTTGAACTTCACCTCTTTTTCGCTCACGGCCGCGACCGGCGAATTTGAACTTGCCCGTGAACGCCTCCACATTCCCCGCCTCAAAATTACCGGCCCGAGCGCCGAGATCCAGGCGCGCGGAGATTACCTCCTTAAAGCGAAGGAAATGCGCATCGATGCCACCGTTTACCCGTTTGCAGAGAGCAAAAACCCCTTCGCAACGACCATGGGTTTTGTACTTTCGCCCCTTTCCGCCGTGCTGGAACTCCGCCTGGAGGGCACATTGGAAAAACCAGACTGGCATTTCATCCGGGGGCCGACTGAATTGTTCAGGCGCCTCCTGCCGTCCGGCGATGCAAAAAGCACGGAATCAGACGATAACAAGTCTCAACCGACCGCCCCTTTGCGCCGTCAATAA
- a CDS encoding DUF4340 domain-containing protein, translating into MRTKVTLALLFLNVVLFWAIFYLREDTAVGADPNLVLGPTASALKSLTIEAQGSAIVLEQTDEQWILTKPIEWTANDFAVRAILGEINGLRAETTFAVSELAASGQTLADYGLDKPALTLTLQPSAAGAPAQRLAIGNATQGGNRLYILSPDETRIHVVSRNLAERLGMSVGELRSDVLFNIPVFEAQTLTIEGAPGQRTLLRRDGERWNIETLQARANRVDTELCLGALGALRLDRFAEAPADSVPTDAFSQPELRVTVEGNRRRETLLLSRPWASGSPGTGATAYLARMEDDPARNGTPFIVSLPDTLIHTLKHAQRDLREKRLLEFDAGTVSSISLRSLDAELLLQRLDSSSGPSAESQWQVVERKGDTGPTPVAADTGRVEALLRDLSRVSADEFTNDAPSAADRENYGLVRPVRTIVLTLAPVGSAPAQILTLLVGNGVEHRTYASLAEREAVYRIPDDFLQAVPVAAHEYRSRVVREVAGGATITNLRLHNLATNTLLLDSDVEDATEKAAVETLAARVRLLKAKAFLPAAPSEAGVSFNGREFPWVYRLDASVALPGATEPQLLAVFFTERIGGTSWIAWTGGQAPAFLIEQELADALFALTYGRQDPGPPQTSPAPTS; encoded by the coding sequence ATGCGCACGAAAGTCACACTCGCCCTTCTCTTTCTCAATGTCGTCCTTTTCTGGGCGATCTTCTACCTGCGCGAAGACACCGCCGTGGGAGCGGACCCCAATCTGGTGCTCGGTCCGACTGCGAGCGCCCTCAAAAGCCTGACAATCGAGGCACAGGGAAGCGCAATTGTTCTTGAGCAGACGGACGAGCAATGGATTTTGACAAAGCCGATCGAATGGACCGCAAATGACTTCGCTGTCAGGGCCATCCTCGGCGAAATAAACGGACTGCGGGCCGAGACGACGTTTGCGGTTTCCGAATTGGCCGCCTCCGGACAGACCCTCGCGGACTATGGCTTGGACAAGCCGGCCCTCACGTTGACACTGCAGCCCTCGGCAGCCGGTGCTCCAGCCCAGAGGCTGGCTATCGGCAATGCCACGCAGGGTGGTAATCGGTTGTATATCCTGAGCCCCGATGAAACGCGAATTCATGTGGTGAGCCGGAACCTGGCAGAGCGGCTGGGCATGAGCGTGGGGGAACTTCGCTCGGACGTGCTTTTCAACATTCCGGTTTTTGAAGCGCAGACGCTCACAATCGAGGGAGCACCGGGCCAACGCACGTTGCTTCGCCGCGACGGTGAGCGCTGGAACATCGAGACACTTCAGGCGCGGGCCAACCGCGTTGATACCGAGCTCTGCCTCGGCGCCCTCGGAGCACTTCGCCTGGACCGGTTTGCCGAAGCGCCCGCCGATTCCGTTCCGACCGACGCCTTTTCCCAGCCTGAACTTCGAGTCACCGTGGAAGGCAACCGGCGCCGCGAGACCCTGCTCCTTTCCCGCCCTTGGGCCAGCGGGTCACCCGGGACCGGGGCAACCGCATACCTGGCGCGTATGGAAGACGACCCCGCCCGCAACGGCACTCCATTCATCGTTTCATTGCCCGACACCCTGATCCACACACTGAAGCACGCCCAACGTGACTTGAGGGAGAAACGGCTCCTTGAGTTCGATGCAGGCACGGTCTCCTCGATTTCCCTGCGTTCCCTTGATGCTGAGCTGCTGCTCCAACGGCTCGATTCCTCCTCCGGCCCCTCCGCCGAGAGCCAATGGCAGGTGGTGGAACGAAAAGGCGACACCGGGCCGACGCCCGTCGCTGCTGACACCGGGAGAGTGGAGGCTCTGCTTCGTGACCTGTCGCGCGTTTCCGCCGACGAGTTCACCAACGACGCCCCTTCAGCCGCAGACCGTGAAAATTATGGCCTCGTGCGCCCTGTACGAACGATTGTCCTGACGCTCGCTCCCGTTGGCTCGGCCCCGGCTCAAATCCTCACGCTTCTCGTTGGTAACGGCGTGGAACACCGAACCTATGCGAGCCTCGCAGAACGGGAGGCAGTGTACCGCATCCCCGACGATTTCCTGCAGGCGGTCCCCGTGGCGGCCCACGAGTACCGTAGCCGCGTGGTACGAGAAGTGGCCGGCGGTGCGACAATCACCAACCTTCGACTCCACAACCTTGCGACAAACACGCTCTTGCTCGACTCCGACGTCGAGGATGCAACCGAAAAGGCCGCAGTGGAGACGCTGGCCGCGCGCGTTCGGCTCCTGAAGGCCAAGGCATTCCTCCCTGCTGCGCCCTCTGAAGCAGGGGTTTCGTTCAACGGACGCGAGTTCCCCTGGGTGTACCGGCTCGACGCTTCGGTTGCTTTGCCAGGTGCCACGGAACCGCAGCTACTGGCCGTCTTCTTCACAGAAAGAATCGGCGGGACGTCCTGGATCGCTTGGACTGGCGGCCAAGCGCCCGCATTTTTGATCGAGCAGGAACTTGCGGACGCGTTGTTCGCGCTGACCTACGGCAGGCAGGATCCTGGCCCGCCCCAGACATCCCCAGCCCCCACTTCCTGA